A single genomic interval of Salmo trutta chromosome 13, fSalTru1.1, whole genome shotgun sequence harbors:
- the LOC115206317 gene encoding probable ATP-dependent RNA helicase DHX40, protein MDILEVVLISKFSYLDHPEERFILEALKRLYQCDAIDRRDKVTQLGELMVEFLLPPGLTRALLQAASLGFEDLLLPVAAMLSVENIVIRPGHPEKQKEADQKHRQLGVQTGSCNHFTMLLSVFEKCKASVM, encoded by the exons ATGGACATCCTCGAAGTGGTTCTGATTTCAAA GTTCTCTTACCTGGACCATCCAGAGGAGAGGTTCATCCTAGAAGCATTGAAACGGCTTTACCAATGTGACGCCATCGACAG GAGAGATAAAGTAACCCAGCTGGGTGAGCTGATGGTAGAGTTCCTCCTGCCCCCAGGGCTGACCCGGGCCCTGCTCCAGGCTGCCTCCCTGGGCTTTGAGGACCTCCTGTTGCCTGTAGCCGCCATGCTGTCTGTGGAGAACATTGTCATCAGACCAG GCCATCCAGAGAAGCAGAAGGAGGCAGATCAGAAGCACAGGCAGTTGGGAGTGCAAACGGGCAGCTGTAATCACTTCACCATGTTGCTCAGTGTGTTTGAGAAGTGCAAGGCCAG CGTGATGTAA